A stretch of DNA from Ricinus communis isolate WT05 ecotype wild-type chromosome 4, ASM1957865v1, whole genome shotgun sequence:
tttttttaaaaaataaatattttatactttagtATTAGATGATTAACACatgttttatcatttaaaactaattattatggGTCAgtcatttatcaatttagtatataaatggAAATATACTAAGTccaaataagaattttttatacttttattaaataaaacttaacttGATAATTTCATCAACTAAATGTTTGTggaaattttactaaaataaaaattagaaattttattgaatgttatcaattttatgataaatacacaatattttaaatttatttgtgaataaatataatttgattatttatgtttattaaatttatttattatacggTAGTGACAAATAAGTGAAACTAGCGGCTAACTAGAATTGTTTGCAGCTCACATGCATATTCGTTCTTCAgaatttatcataaaatttgCTAATATCATATCTAGAAACTAAGAGAAATTATTGggtaaaaaaatacaaatggagcaattgaaattttctttgtttcttttcccAAAAGAAATCTTAGCATTCcaaggaaaataaattgtCTAATTGCTTGAAGTTACCAATATTAATTTACACATAGGGCCAAACGTGTTTTTGTTACTGAGGCCAAATGTGAAGCAGCCACCCTAACTTTTCTCTTCTCTCAGAAACTTGTACTGAGCTCTGCCAAACTTTCCAGTTTATGGTTTACAGGCACTCCTGATCACTTTTCAGTTCACGTTAATTTTTGATTGAAAGGTACCAATCAAACAGCAAATTGAAGCAATTCAATGGCTCCATGCACAGCACGACCTTCTTCCACGCTGCTTCTTCTCAGGCAGAAGCAGAAGAAAGGATGACACCGATCTTTTCCTAGACTTCAACGGTGGAAATGGCAGTGTCCATAATTTAGTGAGTGTAGCTGGTGTAGGCTCTGCTGTCCTTTTTACGCATATCCATCCTTTCTCCTACAATGACTGGAAGTCCATAAAGAGGTCAAACAAAAAGCAActagtaattttataatttgcatgttttattattcttatatatttattatttgtgtcGGTTTAACTATGAAGGTTCTTATCAGCCAAATGTCCTTTGGTTCGTGCTTATGgtgcaattcgatttgatGCAATGGCTAACATATCATCTGAGTGGGAATCCTTTGGTTCATTTTACTTCATTGTTCCTCAGGTAAAGCAATTGCTTTGCTtcctttcaattttaattcatattatGTTTAGAAGATCATGTCCTTGTTGCTAGTTATATAAGACTTGTTTGCTAGATACTACAAATGACAGGTTGAGTTTGATGAGCTTGAAGGAAGTTCGATGCTTGCTGCAACTATTGCTTGGGATAATGCCCTTTCATGGACATGGGAACAAGCCATTGATGCACTTCAACTTACCATGAGTCAGGTTTCCTACAGTTTTTCGCAGTTACTGGATCCGTCACATGCTAGTTAAACATGGAAATTAGACCATTTTGTTTAATACAATATCAATGCAGATTTCTTCTACCGCTGTAAAGTTGTGTAAAGAATTCAGTAGAACATTCATTTTGAACATTAATCACTTTCCCAGTAAGACTTACTGGGATCTTGCCGTGAAGAGAGCTTTGCAgataataaatagaagaagCTCACCTCTCACAAAGGTATAAACTAAGAGTAGAATTGTGTCATAATTGTATCTGTATTATCTAGCTTGCAGTTCCTTTTCCTGCCATAAGAATGGACGTTAGTAACCTTCTTTTGCCTAGAAATAATTCTTGTTAACGTTCCATTAGTCTTTGATCTATCAATCATGCCTTGAAATTTAGGTTGTACTTGCACGTAGTAGCAGAGTTGTAACTGCTAACGACATCGATCCCATAACATGGTTAGCTTGTTTGCAGGtacttttatctttataattgTTCTGTGAATCAtcaattttacaaattataagTGATAAGTAGGACGCTTAAAATTCATTTACAGGTCGAAGGAGAGAATGCTTATCAATTTTGTCTTCAGCCTCCTAATAGTCCAGCATTTATTGGGAACACGGCAAGTAATCGTTAATCTTTTATCCCTTCCACAAATAATGCGGTGGTTTATGTACTTATATCTATAAACTTCTTCTCTATCTGCGAATTTCTGAACATGCCAATAAAACTGATTTTGCATGTTTTTAATGGTCTAGGCTGCAAATTTATCATGTTGCAATAAACTGGATTTTGAAGTCAAAAGTCTTCTCTTCTGATTcctcaaattttttaagttaattgatttattCAGTAATATTTAAGACTTAAATTTTCACATCCAATAGAGATCAATTGGCCCTGTTCTAGTTTTGACTTGTACGAACTTTATGAATAGCCAGAGCAACTACTTCACAGAAAATGGTTAGGAGTTAGTAGTGAGGCACTGGCAGGAACCCGTGCCAGAGGCGGATCAAAGGCTCTAGATCTTCAAATAGAGCTCGATTTACTTTCCAGGTTTATTGGTATTTTTCACTTGATCAATTATTGAGTCATTGTACTGTAAATGATGTTAAATGCTTCTGAGGCTAATTTATATATCACTATGCGTTATCCTTCATTTCAGTCCCAAGGACCATCTTGAGTTTGCCATAGTCCGAGACAGcataagaagaaaattagAGGCAAGTTCAGTTTCTAGTGCCCTTACTATATTTTTACCGTCTTGACAGTTCTCTTTTCTATATGATGACGATGGACTATAGCAGTCCAAGTGATATGTATGATGATGagataaatattatcaattatgcTTATCTGATATTCTCATCCTGGTTCAACTGACCTGAGACCTTTGCAGTGGATACATAAGTAACTACTATCCAAcatgaagaaaaggaaaacaaaataaatggaaTGAAATGTACACTTCTTACACTATTCTGCTTTGCAGGCAGTGTGTAGCAGAGTTGTAATTGAACCGAATAAAGCAATACGAAAATTCTCAAGAGTCCAACATTTGTATGCTCAGTTGTCAGGAACATTAAGGAGTGAAGACGATGAGGTAAAGGAACACACATATCTCTGATAAAGAAATTCCCCCTTAAATACATGTAAGatgagtattttatttatattcccCTTGTATGTTgtaaagatttttttatgttttttaccTTGACCTTTTTCTGTTTGtgcattttgtttttatttgataatggAGAGTTATTGTTGCATAGGAACTGATTCATTACCCTTGTTctttaatgaataaataatttccattcttctctttcttttccagTTCGACATCTTGTCTTCTCTTCATCCAACTCCTGCAGTTTGTGGATTTCCAACAGAAGAGGCACGCCTTTTAATTGCAGAAACTGGTGTGTGCATCTATCactctaattttctttccttttccttttttgccATTTCAGTGGAACTActttttgagttttgaattttttgtCTGATAAATCGTCCTAAAGTCTTCTTGTCTGCGGAGGTGAATTCATTTGTTTCCTCTAGTGTCAATTTTATGCAAATGTCTTAATTTGATCTTGCAAAAGAAATCAGATGTAAGGAAGTGTTATTTCTATAATGTAAGAGTGAGTTTCATATGCTCTCAAGTAAGTCTCATCTCATCCCACCCAACTTATCAAAAGTGATGTACAAATTATTTGTTCATATAAACAATCGAGTAATAGCACATTAATCACGGATATTACCTCTCGAATTGGTTGTAGTGATGATGAAGGGTGGGAATACTCTACCATGAATGAGCATGTATGTAAATGAAGTTTTACTGTGTCTCCATCTCTTGCATTTTCACGAAAAATTCTGAAGGCCTGTCTCTGGGTACTGTGAACTGTAAGAGTCTTGTTAAGTCGTACTAATAAATGCTCTTCTTATCTGGACCAAGACAAATGGGTAAATCTATTATAAATTGTAGCACTATCAGTCTTATGTCAGAAGACAATAATTTTGATAGGCATATAAGAATCCTTGCTCTTTTCTTGGCCAGGCATACTTTTGACTGACCAAATCCTGATGGCTGATTATCTGGTGCCCAGGAACTTAGGTTTGCTGACAACACATGAACattcttgtttattttcaaAACTTTTTTGCAGAAGTATTTGATAGAGGAATGTATGCTGGTCCTGTTGGCTGGTTTGGAGGAGGAGAGAGTGAGTTTGCTGTTGGCATCAGGTCAGCATTGGTAGAAAAGGTCAGCTATTTTCTTCATTGGGTTGCTATGTTGAGTAAGATTGAATCTGTCAACAGAATCTCAGACATTATAACTAGATTGAGCAGTCACTTCTCCAAATTTTCTCATAGCATATTGTGCTGATGTTTCCTGACAATTTTGAACTCTAGGGCTTTGGTGCATTGATCTATGCTGGGACAGGGATAGTAGAGGGAAgcaatccatctttagaatgGGCTGAACTGGAACTGAAGACATCTCAGGTTTATGTTTTTCCTTGTTTTATATCCATCCATTATACAACTTACGATATAATGCATAGTTTGCGTGGAATGACCGGCAATtgctaattttcttttacttttttccttGATTTAGTTTGCTGGACAGTTCTCCAAATTGCTTATAACGTGAGATCCCAAcaagggaaaaaaaataaatttgggGCGAATAAACTGTCAAGGTCTGTTCCATGGAtggattcttttttattcCCATACAAAAGCAATTTGTTGCAGATTGTTTGGTTGTCTGtacaagaaaaaaagtaacaaGCTCAGTCTCGTTCTATGTCTGGAACTTCTGGAGTTCCAGTAGCGGCAAACAAAGTCactgttatatatatatatatatattgttaactttataatttttgaagcTACTTTAGTTATATTTTGTCCTAGTCTTTAGGCAAATAAAATATCAGTCCTTGTTTTAAGGCAAATAAAGTAGTCAATAATCAGTTTAGATAATCTTGATTTGTAGCAGATTTTCtgcattttaatttcaaaatcctACTGTATAAATAGTTGGCTTGGCtattcaataaattatataatttctacaagttcttaaaaatattttcagttCTAGCTTACCAACAAATTAGTATCAGAAATATATCTTAAAGAATTTGTGAAAtcaaacatttaaaaaaaatataaacacaaaACCACAACCATTAAAAACATTCATTGCAATTGCTCCTCCAATTTTTTACGACAAAATTATCAAGGATGGGTTGTTAGAATGGAAGCCTATTTTGATGCTATTGATGTGTGGGAAGCTGTAGAACAAGAATATGAAATTCCTCCTTTACCAAACAATCCAACTATGGCTTAGATAAAAGAATCACAAAGATCGGAAGCAGCGAAAATCCAAAGCCAGAGCTAGCTTGTTTGCAGCAGTCTCaacttctatttttaatagaataatgaCCACGAAAACTGCCAAAGAGATCTGAGATTTCTTAAAGGAGGAGTATAAAGGAGACGAAAGGGTCAAAGGTATGAAAACATTGAATTTATGCAGAGAATTTGAGttggaaaaaatgaaaaaatccGAGACAATCAAGGAGTATTCTGATAGACTGTTTGGCATTGTCAACAACATAAAACTCCTTGGCTCTGATTTCTCTAATTCTAGGATTGTGCAAAAACTCCTTGTCACAATTCCTGAAAGATTTGAGACTACAATCTCATCTTTGGAAAACATGAAAGACCCGTCAACCATCATCTTAGCAGAATTGTTGAATGCTTTGCAGGCGCAGGAACAAAGGAGACGCATGAGACAAGGAGGAACAATAGAGGGTGCTCTTCAAGCCAAATCACAAAGCTACAATGGTGGCAAGAGCAAGAAAAAGATGTAGAATAAAAACAAGCAGCCTGGAGGTTCTACAGATGATaacaaaaaaaacaacaatCCTCAAGTTTTTCCATGTTGTCCTTTCTGTAAAAAGACCAATCACCCACAAAAAAGGTGTTGGTGGAGGCCGGATGTGAAATGTAATAAGTGTAGACAGTTAGgacatatgaaaaaaaaatatttaggtcTCCACAACAAGAAGGAGAAGCTAAGGCTgctcaaaatccacaagatgGCGAGCAAATATTTGTGGCATCCTGCTTCACCACCAACAGCTCAACCGAAAGCTGGCTTATAGATAGTGGTTGCACAAACCACGTGTCTTATGATCATGAACTCTTCAAAGAGCTTCATCCAACTGCTGTCTCTAAAGTCAGAATTGGAAATGGGGCATATATCCGTGTAAAAGGCAAAAGAACAGTGGCAATTGAAGGTCACACaggtttgaaatttatttttaatgtcttATATGTGCCTGAAATTAATCAAAACCTTTTGAGTGTTACTCAGTTGTTGGAAATAGGATATAAAGTTTTGTTTGAAGACAAAAACTGCATAATCAAAGATGCAGAAAGCAGAGACGTGTTCAAAGTCCATATGAAAGACAAAAGCTTTGCCTTAGACTTAATGCAAGAAGAGCAGGCTGCTGTAcacaaaaaagataataatactttGCTTTGGCACAAAAGGTTGGGGCATTTCCACCATGTCAATATACTttttatgaagaaaaataatcttGCAAAGGGCTTGCCTCAATTGGAAAAGGAGCTACCTGCATGTGAAAGTTGCCGATACAGGAAACAAACAAGGCTCCATTTTCCACAAAATAAGGCTTGGAGGGCTGTCCAGAAATTACAGTTAGTAGACACTGATGTAGAAGGGCCCATCAGAACACCATCATTGAACGACAGTAAGTACTACATTGCTTTCATTGATGATCACACAAGAATTTGCTGGATTTATTTCATGAAGTTGAAATCTGAAGTTGCTGACATTTTTTAGAAGTTTAAAGCTTTCGTGGAAACTCAAAGTGTTTGAAAGATGCAGGTGATTTGATTTAATAACAGAGCTGAATATACTTccgaaaaatttaataaattttgtcaAGATGCAGGCATCGAGCATCAGTTGACAGCACCTTACACTCCCCAACAAAATGGTGTGgtagagagaaaaaatagaacaatTATGGAGATGGCAAGATGCTTAATTCATGACAAAGGGCTACCGAAGAAACTTTGGGCAGAGGCGGCAAACACAGAGGTTTATCTGCTAAATAGACTTCCAACTAAAGCTTTGCATAAAAGAACTCCATTTGAAGCATGGTATGGCTACAAACTAGAATTTATTAACTTGAAAGCTTTTGGTTGCTTGTGTTTCTCTTATATTCATCAAGTTAAGAGAGACAAATTGGACAAAAAAGCAAAACCTGAAATTTTTATAGGCTACAGCTCATCCTCAAAGCCTTATAGAATCTACTTGCCATACCACAATAAAGT
This window harbors:
- the LOC8277368 gene encoding isochorismate synthase 2, chloroplastic isoform X3, which produces MNGCQSDPRVPIGTIETKTFPALPSPAMAMETLNFAISDIKANPPLLTSGIIRLQVPIKQQIEAIQWLHAQHDLLPRCFFSGRSRRKDDTDLFLDFNGGNGSVHNLVSVAGVGSAVLFTHIHPFSYNDWKSIKRFLSAKCPLVRAYGAIRFDAMANISSEWESFGSFYFIVPQVEFDELEGSSMLAATIAWDNALSWTWEQAIDALQLTMSQISSTAVKLCKEFSRTFILNINHFPSKTYWDLAVKRALQIINRRSSPLTKVVLARSSRVVTANDIDPITWLACLQVEGENAYQFCLQPPNSPAFIGNTPEQLLHRKWLGVSSEALAGTRARGGSKALDLQIELDLLSSPKDHLEFAIVRDSIRRKLEAVCSRVVIEPNKAIRKFSRVQHLYAQLSGTLRSEDDEFDILSSLHPTPAVCGFPTEEARLLIAETEVFDRGMYAGPVGWFGGGESEFAVGIRSALVEKGFGALIYAGTGIVEGSNPSLEWAELELKTSQFAGQFSKLLIT
- the LOC8277368 gene encoding isochorismate synthase 2, chloroplastic isoform X1 translates to MATAAVAKHCLARFMDLESAKCSLSGQPISTKQSLHLFHNIEQRYQSCSVSMNGCQSDPRVPIGTIETKTFPALPSPAMAMETLNFAISDIKANPPLLTSGIIRLQVPIKQQIEAIQWLHAQHDLLPRCFFSGRSRRKDDTDLFLDFNGGNGSVHNLVSVAGVGSAVLFTHIHPFSYNDWKSIKRFLSAKCPLVRAYGAIRFDAMANISSEWESFGSFYFIVPQVEFDELEGSSMLAATIAWDNALSWTWEQAIDALQLTMSQISSTAVKLCKEFSRTFILNINHFPSKTYWDLAVKRALQIINRRSSPLTKVVLARSSRVVTANDIDPITWLACLQVEGENAYQFCLQPPNSPAFIGNTPEQLLHRKWLGVSSEALAGTRARGGSKALDLQIELDLLSSPKDHLEFAIVRDSIRRKLEAVCSRVVIEPNKAIRKFSRVQHLYAQLSGTLRSEDDEFDILSSLHPTPAVCGFPTEEARLLIAETEVFDRGMYAGPVGWFGGGESEFAVGIRSALVEKGFGALIYAGTGIVEGSNPSLEWAELELKTSQFAGQFSKLLIT
- the LOC8277368 gene encoding isochorismate synthase 2, chloroplastic isoform X2; amino-acid sequence: MATAAVAKHCLARFMDLESAKCSLSGQPISTKQSLHLFHNIEQRYQSCSVSMNGCQSDPRVPIGTIETKTFPALPSPAMAMETLNFAISDIKANPPLLTSGIIRLQVPIKQQIEAIQWLHAQHDLLPRCFFSGRSRRKDDTDLFLDFNGGNGSVHNLVSVAGVGSAVLFTHIHPFSYNDWKSIKRFLSAKCPLVRAYGAIRFDAMANISSEWESFGSFYFIVPQVEFDELEGSSMLAATIAWDNALSWTWEQAIDALQLTMSQISSTAVKLCKEFSRTFILNINHFPSKTYWDLAVKRALQIINRRSSPLTKVVLARSSRVVTANDIDPITWLACLQVEGENAYQFCLQPPNSPAFIGNTAKQLLHRKWLGVSSEALAGTRARGGSKALDLQIELDLLSSPKDHLEFAIVRDSIRRKLEAVCSRVVIEPNKAIRKFSRVQHLYAQLSGTLRSEDDEFDILSSLHPTPAVCGFPTEEARLLIAETEVFDRGMYAGPVGWFGGGESEFAVGIRSALVEKGFGALIYAGTGIVEGSNPSLEWAELELKTSQFAGQFSKLLIT
- the LOC112535495 gene encoding uncharacterized protein LOC112535495, with translation MKKSETIKEYSDRLFGIVNNIKLLGSDFSNSRIVQKLLVTIPERFETTISSLENMKDPSTIILAELLNALQAQEQRRRMRQGGTIEGALQAKSQSYNGGKSKKKM